From Pseudomonas fluorescens, one genomic window encodes:
- the ptrR gene encoding putrescine utilization regulator PtrR yields MELSQLRIFRAVAEEGSITRAAERLHRVPSNLSTRLKQLEEQLGVELFLRERQRLQLSPAGKVLLDYSARLFALHDEAEAAVQGGQPAGNFVLGTMYSTAAIQLPPLLARYHRSYPAVNLQVQSAPSGELLEGLLSGRLDAALVDGPLQLAGLDGVPLCDEKLVLISEADHPPVRSALDVQGRAVFTFRQGCSYRMRLEAWFAHSHAAMGRAMEIESYQGMLACVIAGSGVALMSESMLASLPGRESVAVHPLAEPFASTATWLMWRKGMVGANLTAWIQLQRDADVTGRTDGLDSDQSGNRSLRTEASIA; encoded by the coding sequence GTGGAGCTGAGTCAACTGCGGATTTTTCGTGCGGTCGCCGAAGAAGGTTCGATCACGCGCGCCGCCGAGCGTCTGCATCGGGTGCCTTCCAATTTGTCGACCCGGCTCAAGCAGTTGGAAGAGCAACTGGGCGTCGAGTTGTTCTTGCGCGAGCGACAACGCTTGCAGCTTTCTCCTGCCGGAAAAGTGCTGCTGGACTACAGCGCTAGGCTATTCGCCCTGCATGACGAGGCCGAGGCCGCGGTGCAGGGTGGTCAGCCGGCGGGCAATTTTGTCCTCGGCACCATGTACAGCACCGCCGCGATTCAATTGCCACCGTTGCTGGCGCGTTATCACCGCAGCTACCCGGCGGTGAACCTGCAGGTGCAGTCGGCGCCCAGTGGCGAGTTGCTTGAAGGCTTGCTCAGCGGGCGCCTCGACGCCGCACTGGTGGACGGTCCGTTGCAGTTGGCGGGGCTCGACGGTGTGCCGTTGTGCGACGAGAAACTGGTGCTGATCAGCGAGGCCGATCACCCACCGGTGCGCAGTGCGCTGGATGTGCAGGGGAGGGCGGTGTTTACGTTTCGCCAGGGCTGTTCCTATCGCATGCGCCTGGAGGCCTGGTTCGCGCATTCCCACGCGGCCATGGGCCGGGCGATGGAAATCGAGTCCTATCAGGGCATGCTGGCCTGTGTGATAGCCGGTTCCGGGGTGGCGCTGATGTCCGAGTCGATGCTGGCGAGCTTGCCGGGACGCGAGAGTGTGGCGGTCCATCCCCTGGCTGAACCGTTCGCCAGTACCGCCACCTGGCTGATGTGGCGCAAAGGCATGGTTGGCGCCAACCTGACGGCGTGGATTCAACTGCAGCGCGACGCCGACGTTACGGGCCGGACCGACGGCCTTGATTCAGATCAATCCGGTAACAGATCTTTGCGTACTGAGGCGAGCATTGCGTAG
- a CDS encoding PA1414 family protein — protein MKEKLQNWLHDLGVALGLIEPPLQPVPIRTDDEQRRRQQRRR, from the coding sequence ATGAAAGAGAAATTGCAAAACTGGCTCCATGACCTCGGTGTCGCGCTTGGTTTGATTGAACCGCCGCTGCAGCCGGTGCCGATTCGCACCGATGATGAGCAACGTCGACGCCAGCAGCGCCGCCGCTAA